ATGCAATAAGGATTCAAGTTTTAGTGAACTATTTCTCACAATTATTATGAATCATTTAACTTGTGTACTGCCTTACCAAATACCCCCCGAGTGTACATTCTGTTAACAGATAAGAGTGCAAAAGAAACCTATTATCATATTTAGTGTGTGAATACATAGAAACCTATTCTTATGCACTTTGACAACCACTGCCAATTTTCTAATGCACATGTATGTAAAAGGTAACTTCAAAATCTAATTTGGGGGGCATAGATATCAATTTGGGCCATATAGACTCTGAGCATATATACTTTTATATTGCCATGCGAGCATTAAAAATtcatcatcacaacaaaaacaaACCAACCTTTAAATGTATATAATGGACATCAAAACCTAATCACGGTATATTAATCTATTCACCAGAACACCACATGCAGCACATATTTCATGATAAACTTTTGCCCCATTCAAAGTCACATATtttcagcttcttcttcttccaccAACATTCTCACCATAAAATCATTTATATGTTAGTGAAGATCGTAACCAATACACAAAACTCCTGCATCAGCATGTCGGTAACAACTCTAAATTTGCTCAAAATCTTCGCCATATTCGTTTTAACTACTCTACATTCCCCAGGCAACTCTCAACAGATTAACAACCAGGAAAAAGACATCCTTCTTCAACTTAAACAATCCTGGTCGAATCCACCTTCACTCAAACACTGGTCTTCTGCCAATTCCAGTAACCATTGTACATGGCCGGAGATCGCCTGCACAGAGAATTCTGTTACTGGACTTAACATTTCCAACAGAGGTGTGTCCGGGAAAATCCCACGTTTTATATGTGACCTTAGAAACCTCACCTTCCTTGATTTTTCATACAACTATATCCCTGGAACATTTCCATCAGGCCTTTATAATTGTTCCAATCTTCGGTATCTAGACCTCTCTGAGAATTACTTTGTAGGAGTAATTCCCCGAGATGTTAACAAATTGTCTCATCTTTATTTCCTGAATCTCGAGGGTAACAACTTCACTGGAGACATTCCTCCTGCTATTGGACTGCTTTCGGAGCTTGTGACTCTTAAGCTTTCTTCTAATTTGTTCAATGGCTCTTTTCTGCCAGAAATAGGAAAGTTGACGAATCTTGAAGTTCTTGAATTTTCATATGCAAGTAAGTTTCCACCTTGGCCACTACCCGCAATTTTTTTCACTAGATTGACAAAATTGAAAAATCTTTTCATAACTGAATCGAATCTGATAGGATTGATTCCTGAAAGCATTGGCAATCTGACTGCTCTCGAAATCTTGGATTTCAGCAGCAATAACTTGAGTGGAAAAATTCCAGATAGTGTGTTTTTGCTGAAGAATTTAACTCAATTGTATCTTTCCTATAACACACTTTCTGGTTCAATTCCCCGGTCTATTGAAGCTTTGAAAATGGAAGAACTGGATTTATCAATGAATGGATTGACTGGAACAGTCCCAGATGACATCGGAAAACTTACAAAATTATCAGTTATGTCATTGTCTTTCAATAATTTATCAGGTGAGATTCCATTAAGTATAGCAAGATTGCCTGTCTTGAAAAATATACAACTTTTCAGCAATATTCTGTCAGGAGAACTACCACAAGATTTGGGTAGATTTTCAAAGCTTGAGACCTTCATAGTTACTTATAACAGCTTTGTGGGAAGGTTACCTGATAATTTGTGCTACAATGGGGCTTTAACAGATTTGCTTGTTTTTGAGAATAATCTTACTGGTCAAATCCCAAAATCACTAGGGAGATGTCCTAGTTTAGAGTTTCTCGGGGTTTCAAGTAATCGATTTTCTGGTAAAATTCCAGATGGTTTATGGACTTCATTGAATTTAAGACAAATGATGTTAAGTCACAATGCATTTACTGGACAGCTTCCTGATAGAATATCTCCGAGTATAGCTATGCTCCAGATTGATAACAACAACTTTTCAGGTGAAATTCCTACTGGAATATCTTTCTTGAAGAATCTCAAGGGGTTTGTTGCAAGCAAAAATCAGTTCAATGGTTCTATTCCTACGACACTTTGCAAAGCGACATCCCTTGAGATTCTTGATTTGTCAAGCAACAGCTTAAGCGGTACACTTCCCCGCTGTTTGGGAGAATTGAGCATTACTCTCTCCATTTTGGATCTTCATAATAATCAAATTCTAGGGACAATACCAACAACTTTCCCGAAGAGCTGCCAACTCATGTCTTTTAACATGAACAACAATCATTTCGAGGGTCCAATTCCTCTAACCTTGGCCAACTGTGAGAAGTTAAAGATTCTTGATCTTGGAAACAACAAGATAAGGGACACATTTCCACCTTGGTTAGGTAGTCTTCCAGACCTACAAATTCTAGTCTTGCGATCAAATAGACTTCAAGGTATGTTAAGTGTTAGCAGGATGGAAAAACCATTCCCCAAGTTGGGAATCATGGATCTCTCTCACAATCGACTCAATGGAAACCTACCAATCATTTGTTTCGACAATCTGAAAGTTATAGCTAATGTTGATAAACCAGTGGATATCAATATAACAGTGGAAGGTTCATTTTACGATGCCTCTATTAGGTTAACTGTCAAAGGTATGGAAATTGAGGTGACAAGGATTCTCAATATCTACACAAGTATTGATTTATCAAGCAACAAGTTTAATGGAGAAATTCCAGAGGTCATTGGAGAACTTAAAGCACTGCGGCTTCTCAACATATCTCATAACTACCTTACAGGAGATATCCCATCCTTTCTGGGAAACATGACTCATCTTGAATCTTTAGATTTCTCTTCGAATCAATTGTCAGGTAAAATTTCTTGGCAACTGACTAGTCTGACATTTCTTTCGACCTTGAACCTTTCAGAAAACCATCTTTCTGGAGCAATTCCAAGAGAAAGGCAATTCAGCACTTTCAGTAATGAGTCATTCCTAGGTAACTTGGCCTTGTGTGGAGTTCCTCTGACGAAGAGATGTACAGATGATGAGTTACCAGCAAGAGGAGTTGATGAGGATCTGGATGATTACGACGAAGGGTTTGATTTGAAAATAATGCTAATGGGCTATGGATGTGGATTGATATTTGGATTGTCCATAGGATTCATTTTCTTCCCAACTTCGAAACTAAAATGGTTTGTGATATTCATTAAAAGAGCTGAGAAAAAGTTGATCAGAAGTTTGGAGAAGAACAGTTAGATCACATGTTTGGCAAGGATTATGTTGTTTCTCACTTTGTATTTTTACAACCGCTGCTCCTAGCAGAATGGAAGATGCAAACTAATCATTTAGGGTTCGTTCATTCTAACAGAAGAAAGAGAACAGAGGTTTAGCAGTATCACTACTCTGAGGGTATACTGTATAGTTTGTTTGATCAGAATCAGCCGGTCAAATCGATCCATTAACATGCCTGCCTCAGTTTACTAGTTGTGTAGATAGTTCTCACCAAACACATTCTCAAATTCATTAGAACCAGTGTTAAACGAACTGCCCAAGCTATTGCTATCTTATATACAAATCTTTTTATTTCTTATCTCTATTTCTTTACTCCTGTTAAATCGAGAGAAAGTCCACTCACTCCGTTCATGATTCTTTACTGTTGTGTAAATCAGTTCTTGTATGTTAAAAAAACTGAGTCCACACATTCACTGAAACGCCAAGTCTAATTTATTCAATAAATTGTGATGTGGTTCTAGAAAGTGGCAAGTGATAAAACTCAACTCATTTAAGAAAACTCAGTTCGGCTTCTTTGTCTTGAACATGAGAATGAGCTCCCATAAATAAACAAGCTGAGTCCGAGGCCAAGCTGAATAGCTCGGACTCGGCTCATTTAGCTCGGATTCGGCTCGGATTCGGCTCGAACTCGATAATTCGACTCGGATAAAATTTGTATATATTACAAATAATAAATATTGGTATAtaactcgtgcgatgcacggtCGTTTTTATCATTATCTATTACTACCtatctatttctattactattatataaaagacgaaatattaaaaaaatttgtaCGGTACACGCTAATTTTACCGAATTATCATAACTTATacattatatttatattaatttataaaaaagTAATTATGATTAAAAGGggattatattttataaaaaatcataataatattAAGACACCGTTATCAAATCAAACAAATCTGTACAGTACGCATGCTATCATCAATTCGAACCAACAGGTTCATCGTTCACCGATTCTTGGATGGTGTGTTCATCAAAGTAAATCATTATATTCGAACAACCACATGCACATATTTATTTATCATTAATTCAATTTATATATCTCAGCAACTGCATCAATCTGTTCAATTCATAGTAAACAAAATCACCCATGTTATCAAATTTATTTCAGGTTTGTTTGTGTAGGCTCAAATCATCCCATAATTTTAACCATGAAATTTGGCAGTCGGTCGATACTtgttaaaattatttaattacttttatttaactattttaaTTTCATTTGGTCGATCAGTCAATTctaattataattatatttaagTCAACTtattctaccaatttaaattttatttaatatcgAACTCTAAATCATTATAATTGATATTAAaatcaacttcttctaccaatttaaattcttATTCATATTGAATTCTATATTATTCTAAATGATATTTCGGGCTAAAATAAatttaaacaaactaaatataattggTTAGATTTGATGGATAAATGTGAATCgggataataaatattattgatccgaataaaaaataataatattgaactaggataaataaaataatatatattattcatcctggataaaaaaaatattatacaatTGATCCAAATTAAcacaaaatttaaatttaaatataaatcgaccaactaaaacaaaatcatatatactaattatttgggttaaaacaaaattatcttattgatccgggtttaaaagaattaaaattaaactaaaaaaaattagttgaatttggtaAAAAAATTAATGTAAACCAATAAACAGggataaattaaattaatatccGACCAAGTATAATTCGTATCTTATTGATCTTaactaaatttttttaattaaaacaataTTATTCCTTTTTAAAAACACATATAAAATTATCAAcaaaactatatcgttcaatcagtaatattttttttttcaaatagctcttataattaattgattaagtAATAACATCgctaaaataatataatttttttaaggTCCCAACATAATGAAGACATTGCATTTTACTCTCATTAAAATGAAAATCCGCTATTATTATTTCTGTGTACCGAGGCTATTACTTCAAATAAGTTTAATTGTTCTAAAAGAATTATAAACATATACGTgtattaatataattatcatgaagtcattttatttaaaatttaaaatgaactgaacaaatttaagaattcaattaaaaaaaattatataatattaaaaaaatatgtgcgatctgtgcatcgcacgagtttaaaatgaacaaatttaagaattaaattcaaaaataaatttatataatatttaaaaaaatttatgcaatccgtgcatcgcacgggttctAAGTTagtaaattataaattataatttttataacatgTTGCTTGTAGGATTCGATCTTATATAACttgaataataatttttaaaattatatctaaCGGTTCTCATCAATTTGATCCGACGGCTCTAGATTGAGTGACCAATGACCaacaaccaaacttttaatgtttggTCTTTAATATAAGACTTAATTGCACGGAAATGACCTCAGTTATATTTTTTGCACAAAACTGGCTGAATTTTAATAATAGGCATCCGCAAGACTCtactttaatttttttaacaCGCGATTGCATTCCGCCAGTTTCATCTAACAGACGTTAAATAAGAAGGGAAACTGGGAAACATCTATTTTCAACGGCTATTACTTTCATATACAAAGATTTAtctctatataaacacatacaatACCAAAAAAATTAACACTCCTATCCTAAAAATCAATTGGGGGGTAAAGCTAATCTTAGACACACCATGACATACATTTTTTTGTAGAAGTTGGGATGTGGAGAGGACTGCTAGAACAGAGGCAAGCGAGGGTCAAAAATTTCTTGGTTGTGTTCTTGGTAGTCGAGGTTGTGGGTTTTTCAGATTGGTTAATGGCTGCCAAAGATGCAGGATACTACAAATTGAAGTGGAGAAATCTAAATTGGAAGCTAAAAGATGGAAATTAGGCTGCCTTTTTTTAATGGATatgtttttcttcttctttgtttGGAATGTACCATTAGTTGAAGATGTAAAAGAAGATATTTAAATCTTGTAATGGTATCTAATTTAATGGATTATGTTTATCAGTTAACTATGTATTTAGCCTATCATTACATGTTCATACAAAGTAAGGTATCGACTAGTAGAAAAATGCAATATACACACATAAACGTGTTTGGTTAGATATTATAAATCCATCAAAATGTATTGTTGGCAATAGAATAGCCTATCCTAGTAACCAAAAACTGGCTGACAAAAGGAAGGCTTGAAGCCTTTAATACCAGCTATTACATACTCAACAAATGTAATGACACACAAAACATAACTTGCAAAAGTTTAGCCATACCAAATGGCAACTAACAGACCCAACCATAAAAAAAGACGGTCATAAATACGTTCACCCACATTACTACTAAACCACCATTCTTGTTAGAGACAACAACAAGCATAAAATACGACATTCATCTCTTCCTCTTTGGTTGTTTTTCCTGGGGTTTTTTCAAAGACAGAAGTTGAGCTTCCTTGGGTTTCATGAATCTGTATCTCTTCATGTTGCTACATCATCTCATGTATTCTTTGTTGGGATTTGTAGAAGAATTCCCTCCTTGCACCATCTGTTCGTGTTAATTCATTAAATGTAAGTAAGTTGGCACTAATGATTATCTTAAGAACATAAAATATAGTATACACACTTGTACCTTAAGTGCACAAGTTCTTGAATTATGACCATGTTTGTTGCATAGTTTGCACACACAAGTTGACTTGGCTATGCTAGACACAGTTCCTATCTCGATAGCCTTTTTAATTGCATCATTTTTTTGTACATTTTCGATGATTCTAAGTAAGTCTTGAAAATTGCAAGAAAATATTCCATGAAAGTAACAACCTCAAGTTTACCTTGGCAACACAAGTCCTAGCATTGTGCCCCCTAGCTTTGCAGTAATGACAATTCACAACTGTGCCAGCCTTTCTTAGCTTTGTGGCATCAGAAGGGATGTCAATTTTTGTAACCCTTTTCTTCTTTGGCCTTCCTGCAGGGGTCTTGACATTTGGGGGTAAGGGCCTTGGGTCGGCACTTGTTTGCCAAAATTCAGGTCCTACAATGGGGTCCAGTGTACAATTGTAGAGCTGTTAAACAAATAAAATACTTAGTTATGATCAGTAAAAGGAGTACTAATTATTTATGAAAAATACATACATTCATGTACTCTTCCTTGCTATAACAGTTGTTTAGTTGTTTATATGTATTTCCCATGGTTCATTCTTAATAGTTATACatgcacaagcatgatagcacAAGTGCATGTTTTGTTATGTAGGCCAACCACCAGTTCATGACCACCATATGTGCAAATTACCAAATATTTGGTGCCTTCAGACCATGATACTGCACAATTCCCCGTATACTGAATTGCTCTACATATAAATCATGACAGAAGTATTAGAACATGCAAATGTTTCTTAAGGACACTAGGATAAATATTAGAACAAAAATATTATACTGAATCCAGTAAGGGAGTACTTACTTTTCCAATTTTTTAAGGGCACTAGGACAAATGATTGTTTCTCTTGAAGCCAACTTATGTCTCCTCACTTGGATTCTTTTCATCACATACTTGTGCAACTTCTGAACATGGTTATTATAGGCAAGTCCCTATATTTCTTATACAACTATTAAACACCTCACAGTGATTGTTAACAAATATATCACCGCGAGCATGTGTTCTGAAAGCTACCCTTGTCCACTGTGTTTTGGGCTTGACCATTAGCCACTCATGACACTTAACAACAATCTATGACACACAAATATATGTATAAGATAAAGCTAAAGATATACTACCGAAATAAGTATAATGACATTTGTACCTCCTTTATCTAATTCATATGTAAATTGAACTCTCAATCAGTGCTAGACCTTGCAGCCTTCTAAAGTAGTTATCTCAATGCCACTCCTTTGAATTCCTTATGCATATTTTGGTACAAATGCATAACACAGAATCTTTGTTCAGCATTTGATACCACCCCCTCCAAGGAATTTATAAGTCCCTGTATTATGCACAAGAAATAATTACTATGTTGCGTCAATTTGGTCACAATTCATATTTATTGGAATTGTGCAATAACATTTACCTTCTGCCTATCAGAGATGAAGGTCCATTCTGCATCATTTTGAATCTTCAAGTCTTGTCTCAATAGCTCCATAAACCACTTCCAGGATTGTGTAGATTCAGATTTCACTACTGCCCAGGCAATTGGGTACATGTCATCATTGGCATCTACCCCAACTGCTGCCTAGAGTTGCCCACCAAATGGTCCTTGAATGTGGAAACCATCTAGGCCAACTAATTTTCTGCAGAATTGAACAAATACTTTCTTCAATGGCCCCAAGCAAATATACATTCTCATAAACCTCCCACTCTGTTCACCTGGATCTAGATCTTCACACAATATCTTGATATTGCTCTAAGGAAAAACCCTCTTCACTTCATATGCATAATCCCATACCCGACCAAACTGTTCTTTGTGAGTGCCATTGATCTTTCACTGTGCTCTAGTTTTAGCCCTATAAACAGCATGCTTTGACACTTCCACTTTCAAGTAATTGAATATTTTTTTATGAAAACCTTTAGCAGACCATCCAGGGTTCATCGTGATTTCCCTCTCATAATGCTCTGCAAGCCAAACTGAATTGATTTATTTTTGTTGAAATGTAGGCATGCAAGTGTATTTTCTGACCAATGTTCTTATCTGATAAGTTGGAGTTTTATTAAATGGAGAAGCATAAACAGTCCATTTACAAGGTTTTTTGCACATATATTTGATCTTCCTTCCATAGTTTTTGACAAGCTCAATTGGTCTTCTCTCCATGATTGCATGATTCCTTACCGCTTTTCTAAAAATCTCGAAACTTTTGAACAACATACCCAGCTTAAAAATAAATCTTTCCATATACACATCTTCATTGAACTCTGAAAAATTTATCTCATCTTCATCAGTAGAATTAGGTGCCATCCTCtctgttaggcctcaatgatactatagaagggggttgaatatagtatctacaatcaattcgattataaacacaagtatgtaacagaaaacaagtttattcaatatatcaaactctgttacagtaggtttaatctactctctcagtgatgtatgatatcactaagagctgttagggttacaatggataatattctcgtgaatgataacacatatagtgtaaacccgaatctgtgtttatatactacacagttacaagatatctcctaattgatatgatatgttgtgtttcctaaaatacatcaatcagagattatctactgtaaTCCTTTAGCTGTAgaactctccaagcatatcttcttttgtttaatccagatcctctcctgtaaatcagccgtgtttcatccctgaagtgtatacgcacttaagttctgatgtaagtcctgatggcttaagttttgataacttcctgtcttcagtaagttctgatttccagttaag
This sequence is a window from Apium graveolens cultivar Ventura chromosome 9, ASM990537v1, whole genome shotgun sequence. Protein-coding genes within it:
- the LOC141683095 gene encoding uncharacterized protein LOC141683095, coding for MQHIFHDKLLPHSKSHIFSFFFFHQHSHHKIIYMLVKIVTNTQNSCISMSVTTLNLLKIFAIFVLTTLHSPGNSQQINNQEKDILLQLKQSWSNPPSLKHWSSANSSNHCTWPEIACTENSVTGLNISNRGVSGKIPRFICDLRNLTFLDFSYNYIPGTFPSGLYNCSNLRYLDLSENYFVGVIPRDVNKLSHLYFLNLEGNNFTGDIPPAIGLLSELVTLKLSSNLFNGSFLPEIGKLTNLEVLEFSYARLIPESIGNLTALEILDFSSNNLSGKIPDSVFLLKNLTQLYLSYNTLSGSIPRSIEALKMEELDLSMNGLTGTVPDDIGKLTKLSVMSLSFNNLSGEIPLSIARLPVLKNIQLFSNILSGELPQDLGRFSKLETFIVTYNSFVGRLPDNLCYNGALTDLLVFENNLTGQIPKSLGRCPSLEFLGVSSNRFSGKIPDGLWTSLNLRQMMLSHNAFTGQLPDRISPSIAMLQIDNNNFSGEIPTGISFLKNLKGFVASKNQFNGSIPTTLCKATSLEILDLSSNSLSGTLPRCLGELSITLSILDLHNNQILGTIPTTFPKSCQLMSFNMNNNHFEGPIPLTLANCEKLKILDLGNNKIRDTFPPWLGSLPDLQILVLRSNRLQGMLSVSRMEKPFPKLGIMDLSHNRLNGNLPIICFDNLKVIANVDKPVDINITVEGSFYDASIRLTVKGMEIEVTRILNIYTSIDLSSNKFNGEIPEVIGELKALRLLNISHNYLTGDIPSFLGNMTHLESLDFSSNQLSGKISWQLTSLTFLSTLNLSENHLSGAIPRERQFSTFSNESFLGNLALCGVPLTKRCTDDELPARGVDEDLDDYDEGFDLKIMLMGYGCGLIFGLSIGFIFFPTSKLKWFVIFIKRAEKKLIRSLEKNS